TCAGCGCCTTTGCCCCATCCAACTCCTTTCGATGAAGaggggagctgttcgactccaccccggtctcgtTGTGACCTGGGCTTGGAGTAGGAGTATAGCTAGGGGTGTCGATACAGTTTTCGACCGCCTTGTCCGCGGCCTTTCTGACCACGACctcaacctcctcctcttcctctccttcctcctcactGTCACGCTCTTCGACGTCTTTCTCGTTGTCGGCGTCGGAATCAGACGAAACAGGAACCCTTCGCTTCCTGGGCGCAAGCTTTACTTGTCTACGCGTTCGCTTTCGTGAAGGCCTTGCATCATCGTCGGCCTTGTGGGGGTTCGCCCGGGGAGGCAATTCGCCGttgtaaacccggttcgcccggCCAGCCTCTTGTCGCATTAGCAGCTGgctatactcgacgaccgaCACGTCGTCGATCATCCTACGGGCTTCGGCGTTAGCCTGGTCGAGGGTCAACACTACAAAAATAAAGGGTGTATTCACATTAAGCGTCGAACAAAGCAAAATAACAAAGCGCAGGAGTGCATTGCGAAAGAGCAGTCTTACCATTCGTCCCTTCAGGGAGAACCAAATTCGGCAAACCATCAACCTCTTCGCCTTGCTCAACTGTGACTTGCCAcgactgggagaggggaaagatgtGAAGCATGCAgaattcctccaccaagtcgcggcagctaaggcgggagcagACCTTACGCAGTAGAGCGAACCGCGCCTTCATAGCGCCGTCCGCAGCGATCTTTGGTTTTCGGTTCGGCGCAATCGCCCTGCACCGGCACCGAAGGGCTTTCGAGGAGTCAGaaccagcctcgaaggggatggtgtggtaaaaccacctcgccatccaatggcggtcccacttcgacatggcggcgTTCATCGGCCAGAGATCGGACCGCTCGGGGCGAACATTAAAGTTTACGCTCCCGAACActgtcttcttcgttccagctggggtaatcaccgtcttcgaATTCACAGTGGCGAAGAATATGGCTCCGAAGAGTTCGGTGCTaggctcaaacccggaagtccggcaTGCCCAGTCGAAGATAGCTATCCGGAccagcgccgacgggctcaacTGTGGAAGCTCCACCTGGAaaaggcgaaggatctccggcaacaacGTGTTGCACGGAAACCGGAGCCCCGCCTCAAAAAACACGGCAAATACCACCGTCCGGTTGTCGACGGGCTTCGGTACAACGGCTCTCCCCGGGGCGAAAGCCTGTCCCTCGACTAACGCCCTAGAGCTGACCAACTTTGCCAGCTCGCCGTCGTCTATGAGAGAAATCCCTAAATAGGCGGTGGTGTCATCGTCAATCCGGCCGGGGTCAGGCCCTTTCGCCGAAGAGGGGTTAGGCTTGCGGGGAGCCATGACGAAGGACGTATGAAGTGGCGAAGGGGGTGTACAGTGGCGAACAAGGGGAGTGAGCGAGAAATCTAAAGGGCCAAGGGGTGCCGTGAGAGCAAGAACGGAGGAAGAGAGCGCGGGCAGTGAAAGTGGCAAGTCTTGCGGTGAAAAGATAACGGGGGAGCATATATAGCCCAACCAGGCGACggttcgcctacccaccagtaataaagcgccacgtgtcgcaagggtaggcgaaacggtaaattcccatcaACCGAGCTGCACAGTAAAAAGCCCACGAAGGGAAGGCCCATTACTGTTCCTTCCGGCccggtaaaaataaaaataatataccaCCGTCCGCAGGAGGCGAAGAGCGGCAACACAATACCAGCCGCACGGACAACAAACTTTATTTGCAGGAacaatgtaggtttcggcaggagcatcggtcgaaagggggcagcaacgggaatggccccaacatcaacaacaataacaacaatggagagaatcccacgcttatccaagtcctggctcaacaggcacagcttatgaacatgatgatgcagcaactccaaaACCAGCAGAACCAAGGAAACaaccatgcacctccccagaatAAGTTGGTAGagtttcttcgtgtgaggccgcctaCTTTTTCCAGCACTACTAATCCAGTTGaggctggtgattggctgcacgccatagaaaagaagttggaccTGCTTCTTTTGCATCACACCAgttgcatggccctgcctctaaGTGGTGGGATCatttccgccttaacaggactactgctgaacctatctcttggcttgaattcaccgctgctttccggaagacgcatataccatcgggagtggtgtctctcaagaaggaGTTCAGGGCGCTCACTCAGGGGTCTCGCTCTGTTACTGaatatctgcacgagttcaatcgcctggctcgttatgctccggaagatgtgcgcactgatgaagagcgccaggagaagttcttggaaggacttaatgatgagctttcttacccactcatgactggggattatcatgatttccagaagttagtggataaggctattcgtcaggaggacaagtacaaccgcatggagcagaagaaacgtcggattgctcacttcaaggcacaacagggaaatagtcagaggccgcgtcttactttggGACCCCAGTCAATGTCacagggaggttcttcgtctgttgttcgtccgcagcgtcagttcttcaacaacaatgctggcaacaacaaccGCAACCAAGCTCCACGTCCAGTGGCAGCTTTGACACAGCATCAGCCTGCCAAGAGGGAACAAGGAaacaagcccggagtatgcttcaactgtggtgaaccaggccaTTACTccgacaagtgtccgaagccccgacgcgtgaaggttgtccctgcccagagcaactctaccgcaccagcgccaaaggctcgtgtcaatcatgttgctgctgcagaagctcaaggtgctccagatgtgattttgggtacgctCCCTATTAACTcaattcctgcaacagtgcttttcgattctggtgctacacattcatttttatttatgagttttgcgggaaatcatgggatggaagtagaagatcttaaaCGTCCTTttatggttagtaccccgagtaatcaagcactctcattgcaacgtagcccctctgtcagaatagagatTCAAGGAGTACCATTTCCGGCCAATCTTAttctgttagaatccaaagaccttgatgtcatcctagggatggactggttagccagatataaaggtgtgaaaGACTGtaccaacagaaaagtaactttggaagagattcccatagtacaggaatacccggacgtgttcccggacgatttacctggtatgccgcctaagagagatattgaattcagaatagatctgatacccggaacaactccgatccataagagaccttatagaatggcagccaatgaattagcagaagtcaagaggcaagtacatgatttgcttcagaaaggatacatcagaccaagttcatctccatggggagctctagttatttttgtggaaaagaaagatcatacccagaggatgtgtgtggactatcgtgtactaaatgatgtgactatcaagaataagtacccgctgcccagaattgatgatttgtttgatcagcttaaaggtgccaccgttttctccaagatagatctccgatcagggtatcaccagttgaggatcaaagaggaagatatacctaagacggcttttaccactaggtatggattgtttgaatgtactgttatgtcttttggacttaccaatgcccccgctttcttcatgaacttgataaATAAGGTGTTTATGTAATACCTAGACGAGTttgtggtggtctttattgatgacattcttatctactcccgaaCCAacgaagagcatgaagaacatctttgTCTtccactagagaagctgcgagaacatcaacTATATGCCAAGTTTAAcaagtgtgaattttggttaTCTGCcgtaaagttccttggtcacatCATCTCAgtcggaggagttgccgttgatcctagtaatgtggaatccgtaaccaactggaaacaaccaaagacagtttcagagattcgcagtttcctaggtcttgcaggttattaccggaggtttatagagaatttctccaagattgctaagcccatgacacgactgcttcagaaagatgtgaagtacaagtggtcagaagaatgtgagcagagttttcaagagttgaaaagtaacttaatatcagcacccattttgattttgcctgatccaaagaagggtttccaagtgtattgcaatgcatctaagcttgggttaggttgtgttctgatgcaagatgggaaggtggttgcctatgcatctcgtcagttacgtccgcatgagaagaactaccctactcatgatcttgagttagctgcagtggttcatgcgctgaagatttggcgtcattatcttttcggtactcatacagaggtgtacaccgatcacaagagtttaaagtatatctttactcagccagatctgaacatgagacaacggagatggttggaattaattaaggattatgacatgggaattcattatcacccgggaaaggctaatgttgtagcagacgctcttagcaggaaaggctattgcaatgctacggaaggacgacagttgccattggagttatgcaaggaatttgaaagattaaatttgggaattatcagtagaggtttcgttgcagccttagaagcaaagcccactctaatcgatcaggttagagaagcccaaattaatgatcctgatattcaagaaatcaagaagaatatgagaagaggaaaagctatcggtttcttggaagatgaacaaggaactgtatggttgggtgagagaatctgtgtcccagacaacaaagatttaaaagatgcaattctgaaagaagctcatgatactttatactccattcaccctggtagtaccaagatgtaccaagatttcaaggaaagattttggtgggcaagtatgaagcgtgagataGCGGAATATGTAGctgtgtgatgtttgtcagcgggtcaaggcagaacatcagaaacccgccgGTTTCTTGCAGCCCTTGAAAATACCAgagtggaagtgggaggaaatcggtatggatttcatcactggtctacccagaacgtcatcaggccacgactctatttgggtgatagtcgacagacttaccaaagtggctcatttcatcccagtaaagacaacatattccggaagtcggttggtggaattgtatatggcaaggattgtgtgtttgcatggcgttcctaagaaaatagtgtctgatcgaggtagtcagtttacttcaaagttttggaagaagcttcaggaagagatgggttctaagctgaactacagtactgcttatcatccgcagacagacggacaaaccgaaagggtaaatcagattttggaagacatgttgagagcttgtgctttagatttcggtggaagttggAATAAGAATCTGCCTtacgcggaattctcgtacaacaacagttatcaagctagtcttcaaatggctccttacgaagcactgtatggtcggaagtgccgtactccgcttttgtgggatcaaacgggagaacgtcaggttttcgggactgatatcctaagggaagcagaagagaaggtaaagatcattcaagaaagattgcgtgtggctcaGTCTCGTcaaaagagttatgccgacaatcgtcgcagaGATTTGAGCTTTGAAGaaggagatcatgtgtaccttcgtgtcacgcctcttcgaggggtCCATCGTTTTcacaccaaaggaaaattggcaccgcggtTCGTGGGACCTTATAAGGTTGTCAGTCGAAGAGGTGAGgttgcttatcagttggagttacctcaatctttggcaggagtccataatgtgttccatgtgtcacagttgaaaaagtgtttaagggtacccacTGAGGAAGCtgatcttgaacagatagaaatccaagaggatctgacatatgttgagaaaccaatccgtatcttggaaacagatgagagaagaaccaggaatcgagttatccgtttctgtaaggtccaatggagtaatcactaagaggaagaatcaacttgggaacgagaagatgaattaaagtcagctcatccgcatctgttcgccagttcttccgaatctcgaggacgagattctgtttaagggggtaggtttgtcacaccctaaaaatctcaaatatataaattgttatttaattggaattattagaaatgattttaaaagtctagaagaaaagatctaattttaaataataaattccaatataaaagtgggccaaataaaattttattaaatattttacttgattctataattcctacatttttctgggatttatttgagccaaggaagtatttttaataaatggaattgcacttcatgaataatttaaattggaaaaggttttaaaagttctcttttggctttgggccaaaagtcggcccaaaacctctttctctctctccctcggcccaatcCGGCCCAAGCTGAGCCgccacccgcgcgcgcgccctcgcCCGCTgacagtcttcgtcttcctcgtgcCGCAGCCGTGCCCGAACCCTAatcgagccgcgccgccgtctccttccaaattcgttCATTCCTTTCCCGATCCGGTGAAattaatagaggggaaatgatccccaggatctcctctacctttttccttttggaatcgatcgctaattcggtttggaaaccgtcggattcgagctcgaatcggattcgtttcTTTCCCTctaaccctaaaccttccatcgcgtcgctggtcgccgtgggccttcgccgccgcctcctagcccctataaaaggacccccggtgTTTCCGCtatccgtcgccaccctcgcctttgccCGCCGCCATCTGTAGCGCCCTAGCACCGTGCAGCCGTGCGCCGTCTTCGCCACCGcagctccagccgtgcgccgtcgtcgctccggtcgtcgtcgctgctcggggaggtcaccgtcgtggtcaCCAAGCCGTTGCCGATCCCGTCCGCCCGTCCGTCGTcgccgaagaccgccggagcaccgccgtcgtcgtcaagccgaaggtcgtcGCCGCTTCtttctcgtcgccgtcgccgtccgttgatcttccacCATTgttttggtcgccggtgagttcgccgcgtcgcccgcatCGTTTTGGTGCCCTTTGTTAGCGCCGTCGTGTCGTCGTTCGCCGGTGAGCTTGCGCGCtcgagccgtcgccggtggtgacgtcatcgccgacgtcatcgttgccgtccgccgtagaccggtcgtggaccgatagatctcggccgttcgttttggttggatcgatctcggctgttcatttccgtgagccgccgccgtgcacccggtccaccgcgaaccctagccgataACGCaataatcctcttttccttttcaaaaataattcattattgcgtcgtaattcaattaaaatctatataagtgttttaattcgatttaatctttaaaaattcataactaattcatcttagctcggatttagttggttcaagtctctaaatttttctaaaattgagatctacatgttaaaaatagccacatgtactgttcatacttgtttatgtgctgtttgggtgattttgctcttttctctttagattccgacgttcccggagagtctgagttcgcaggagaagaatttgaagagttccaaggctagcaaggcaagtcacacagattcgaaacaaccctttgagcatgttgatcccgtttaaagctattgtttctatttaactattgcatttattttcgaatgtcattaggtggaattaacctattgtttgttatagcccttttgttcttgattactttattccttgataccttgggttattataaattgactagttgagctttatatattggttcagctagatattagatatgattgct
The Oryza glaberrima chromosome 8, OglaRS2, whole genome shotgun sequence DNA segment above includes these coding regions:
- the LOC127782106 gene encoding uncharacterized protein LOC127782106 — encoded protein: MTGDYHDFQKLVDKAIRQEDKYNRMEQKKRRIAHFKAQQGNSQRPRLTLGPQSMSQGGSSSVVRPQRQFFNNNAGNNNRNQAPRPVAALTQHQPAKREQGNKPGVCFNCGEPGHYSDKCPKPRRVKVVPAQSNSTAPAPKARVNHVAAAEAQGAPDVILDSDVPGESEFAGEEFEEFQG